One Setaria italica strain Yugu1 chromosome II, Setaria_italica_v2.0, whole genome shotgun sequence DNA segment encodes these proteins:
- the LOC101765089 gene encoding beta-glucosidase 29, whose product MGPGTGMAPKRVLSALLLAALACNVAHAKFSRYSFPEGFVFGTGSASYQYEGAYKEGGKGPSIWDTFSHIPGKIKNNDTGDVAEDFYHRYKEDVKLLKDMNMDAFRFSIAWTRILPTGSLSGGVNKEGVAFYNNLINEVIANGLKPFVTLFHWDTPQALETKYQGFLSENIIKDYVDFAEVCFREFGDRVKFWTTFNEPWTYASQGYGTGAHAPGRCSPFISRSCTPGDSGREPYVVTHHILLAHARAVRLYQAKYQPSQRGQIGLTAVSHWFVPTTDSAADKRAVQRSLDFMYGWFLDPIVRGEYPGTMRAYLGGRLPRFTAEEAVMVKGSYDFIGVNYYTSYFTSDRPAPANALAQSYDGDIRANTSGFRDGVSVGEPEFVPIFFNSPAGLRELLLYTARRYNNPVIYVTENGIAEENSPRIPLSEALKDGHRIKFHSQHLQFVNHAIKNGVNVKGYFTWTFMDCFEWGDGYLDRFGLIFIDRLNGLKRYRKQSSKWVESFLRRKKTHY is encoded by the exons ATGGGTCCTGGAACTGGGATGGCGCCGAAGCGGGTGCTCTCCGCTCTGCTCCTCGCAGCTCTCGCGTGCAACGTCGCCCACGCGAAGTTCAGCAGGTACAGCTTCCCGGAGGGCTTCGTCTTCGGCACCGGCTCCGCGTCGTATCAG TACGAGGGCGCCTACAAGGAAGGAGGCAAAGGTCCCAGCATCTGGGACACCTTCAGTCACATCCCAG GTAAAATTAAGAACAATGATACTGGCGATGTAGCAGAAGACTTTTACCATCGATACAAG GAGGATGTGAAGCTCCTGAAGGACATGAACATGGATGCCTTCCGGTTCTCCATTGCCTGGACCAGGATCCTGCCAA CTGGCTCCCTGAGCGGTGGAGTCAACAAGGAAGGGGTGGCCTTCTACAACAACCTCATCAACGAGGTCATAGCGAATG GGCTGAAGCCGTTCGTCACCCTCTTCCACTGGGACACACCCCAGGCCCTGGAGACCAAGTACCAGGGCTTCCTCAGCGAGAACATCAT CAAGGACTACGTGGACTTCGCGGAGGTGTGCTTCCGGGAGTTCGGCGACCGCGTCAAGTTCTGGACAACGTTCAACGAGCCGTGGACGTACGCGTCGCAGGGGTACGGCACGGGCGCCCACGCCCCGGGCCGGTGCTCCCCGTTCATCTCCAGGTCCTGCACCCCCGGTGACTCCGGCCGCGAGCCCTACGTGGTGACGCACCACATCCTCCTCGCCCACGCCAGGGCCGTGCGCCTCTACCAGGCCAAGTACCAGCCTTCCCAGCGCGGGCAGATCGGCCTCACCGCGGTGTCGCACTGGTTCGTGCCCACCACCGACTCCGCCGCCGACAAGCGCGCCGTCCAGCGCAGCCTCGACTTCATGTACGGCTGGTTCCTGGACCCCATCGTGCGCGGCGAGTACCCGGGCACCATGCGCGCCTACCTCGGCGGCCGGCTGCCGAGGTTtacggcggaggaggcggtgatGGTGAAGGGGTCGTACGACTTCATCGGCGTCAACTACTACACCTCCTACTTCACGTCGGACAGGCCGGCTCCCGCCAACGCGCTCGCGCAGTCCTACGACGGCGACATCCGCGCCAACACCTCCGGGTTCCGCGACGGCGTGTCCGTCGGCGAGCCGGAGTTCGtgcccatcttcttcaactcCCCTGCGGGGCTCCGCGAGCTCCTGCTCTACACCGCCCGCCGCTACAACAACCCCGTCATCTACGTCACGGAGAACGGCATCGCCGAGGAGAACAGCCCGCGGATCCCGCTCAGTGAGGCGCTCAAGGACGGGCACCGGATCAAGTTCCACTCCCAGCACCTGCAGTTCGTGAACCACGCCATCAAGAACGGCGTCAACGTCAAGGGATACTTCACCTGGACCTTCATGGACTGCTTCGAGTGGGGGGATGGATACCTGGATCGCTTCGGCCTCATCTTCATCGATCGCCTCAATGGCCTCAAGCGCTACCGCAAGCAGTCCAGCAAGTGGGTCGAGAGCTTCctcaggaggaagaagacgcatTACTGA